A stretch of Bacillus pseudomycoides DNA encodes these proteins:
- the arcA gene encoding arginine deiminase: MKHPIHVTSEIGELQTVLLKRPGKEVENLTPDYLQQLLFDDIPYLPIIQKEHDYFAQTLRNRGVEVLYLEKLAAEALVDKKLREEFVDRILKEGQADVNVAHQTLKEYLLSFSNEELIQKIMGGVRKNEIEASKKTHLYELMEDHYPFYLDPMPNLYFTRDPAASIGDGLTINKMREPARRRESLFMEYIIKYHPRFASHDVPVWLDRDHKFPIEGGDELILNEETIAIGVSARTSAKAIERLAKNLFSRQNKIKKVLAIEIPKCRAFMHLDTVFTMVDYDKFTIHPAIQGPKGNMNIYILEKGKDEESLKITHCTSLTEALKEVLGLSELVLIPCGGGDVIASAREQWNDGSNTLAIAPGVVVTYDRNYVSNALLREHGIEVIEVLSSELSRGRGGPRCMSMPIVRKDI, from the coding sequence ATGAAACATCCGATACATGTTACTTCAGAAATTGGGGAATTACAAACGGTTTTACTAAAACGTCCTGGTAAAGAAGTGGAAAACTTAACGCCAGATTATTTACAACAATTATTATTTGACGATATTCCATACTTACCAATTATTCAAAAAGAACATGATTATTTTGCACAAACGTTACGCAATCGGGGTGTTGAAGTTCTTTATTTAGAAAAACTAGCAGCTGAGGCGTTAGTTGATAAAAAGCTTCGGGAAGAATTTGTTGATCGTATTTTAAAAGAAGGACAGGCTGATGTAAATGTTGCGCATCAAACTTTAAAAGAATATTTACTTTCTTTTTCAAATGAAGAGTTGATTCAAAAAATTATGGGTGGCGTGCGGAAAAACGAAATTGAAGCGAGTAAGAAAACGCATCTGTATGAATTAATGGAAGATCATTATCCATTTTATTTAGATCCAATGCCAAATTTATATTTTACTCGTGATCCAGCAGCTAGTATAGGTGACGGTTTAACAATTAACAAAATGAGAGAGCCGGCACGGAGACGTGAATCATTGTTTATGGAATATATCATTAAATATCATCCACGATTTGCAAGTCATGATGTGCCAGTCTGGTTAGATCGTGATCATAAGTTTCCGATTGAAGGTGGCGACGAACTTATCTTAAATGAGGAAACGATTGCGATTGGCGTATCTGCCCGTACTTCAGCTAAAGCGATTGAGCGTTTAGCTAAAAATTTATTTAGTCGCCAAAATAAGATTAAGAAAGTGCTAGCAATAGAAATTCCAAAATGTCGTGCTTTTATGCACTTAGATACCGTATTTACAATGGTCGATTATGACAAATTTACAATTCACCCAGCTATTCAAGGACCAAAAGGAAATATGAATATATATATTTTAGAAAAAGGAAAGGATGAAGAAAGTCTTAAAATTACCCATTGTACATCTTTAACTGAAGCGTTAAAAGAAGTATTAGGTTTAAGTGAATTAGTACTTATCCCATGCGGAGGAGGAGATGTGATCGCTTCTGCTCGTGAACAATGGAATGATGGATCTAACACATTAGCGATCGCGCCAGGAGTAGTTGTTACATATGATCGCAACTATGTATCCAATGCTTTATTACGTGAGCATGGCATTGAAGTTATTGAAGTATTAAGTTCGGAATTATCCCGTGGTCGTGGGGGCCCACGTTGTATGAGTATGCCAATTGTTCGAAAAGATATTTAG
- the argF gene encoding ornithine carbamoyltransferase, producing the protein MLMTKPNLKGRSFLAEKDFTEEEMLYFLDLAAELKEKKKNGIPHRYLEGKNVALLFEKTSTRTRCAFTVACTDLGANPEYLGKGDIQLGKKESVEDTAKVLGRMFDGIEFRGFDHATVESLANNSGVPVWNGLTDMWHPTQTLADLLTIIEHVGRLKDVKLVYVGDGRNNVANSLLVGGAIVGMEVRICTPESLWPAQEVIDLAKKYNDRVMVTSSVEEAVAGADVIYTDVWVSMGEEDKFAERIELLKPYQVNMQMIKATSNDNVMFLHCLPAFHDVETMYGEEIYEKYGIKEMEVSDEVFRSKHSKVFDQAENRMHTIKAVMAATLGNME; encoded by the coding sequence ATGTTGATGACTAAACCAAACTTAAAAGGAAGAAGTTTTCTTGCGGAAAAAGATTTTACAGAAGAAGAAATGTTATATTTTCTAGATTTAGCAGCAGAATTAAAGGAGAAAAAGAAAAATGGTATTCCGCATCGTTATTTAGAAGGAAAAAATGTAGCGCTCTTATTTGAAAAAACTTCCACTCGTACACGGTGTGCATTTACGGTGGCATGTACGGATTTAGGTGCCAACCCTGAATACTTAGGTAAAGGTGATATTCAGCTCGGAAAAAAAGAATCTGTTGAAGATACAGCAAAAGTTTTAGGGCGTATGTTTGATGGGATTGAATTCCGTGGTTTCGATCATGCGACGGTAGAATCTTTAGCAAACAATTCTGGTGTGCCAGTATGGAATGGCTTAACAGATATGTGGCATCCAACACAAACACTCGCGGATTTATTAACAATAATAGAGCATGTGGGACGTTTAAAAGACGTTAAACTCGTTTACGTTGGCGATGGACGAAACAATGTAGCAAACAGTTTATTAGTTGGCGGTGCGATTGTTGGAATGGAGGTTCGTATTTGTACACCAGAATCATTATGGCCAGCACAAGAAGTTATTGATTTAGCAAAAAAATATAATGATCGAGTAATGGTAACAAGTAGCGTTGAAGAAGCTGTTGCAGGTGCAGATGTAATTTATACAGATGTATGGGTATCTATGGGGGAAGAAGATAAATTTGCTGAACGCATTGAATTATTGAAGCCATATCAAGTAAATATGCAAATGATCAAAGCAACTAGCAATGATAATGTGATGTTCTTACATTGTTTACCTGCATTTCATGATGTGGAAACAATGTACGGAGAAGAGATTTATGAAAAATATGGAATAAAAGAAATGGAAGTAAGTGACGAAGTATTCCGCAGTAAACATTCAAAAGTATTTGATCAAGCAGAGAATAGAATGCATACAATTAAGGCTGTTATGGCAGCTACTTTAGGAAATATGGAGTAG
- the arcD gene encoding arginine-ornithine antiporter, whose translation MGEEKKLGLFTLTALVVGSMIGGGAFNLASDMAKGAGAGAIIIGWVITGIGMIALGLSFQNLTVKRPDLDGGIFSYAKAGFGNFMGFNSAWGYWLSAWLGNVAYGTLLFSSLGYFFPVFEGGQNVASIIGASILLWCVHMLILRGVQSAALVNLVTTIAKLVPVFVFIVVGIFAFHIDIFLDGFWGQAGSFSWGAVGSQVKSTMLVTLWVFIGVEGAVVLSSRAKSRSDVGKATVIGLIGTLIIYILLTLLSLGLMQQADVANLKNPSMAYLFESVVGKWGAIFINLGLVISVLGAWLGWTLLASEIPYLAAKDGVFPKWFAKENKNKAPINSLWITNGLIQIFLLTFIVSDQAYNFAFSLASSAILIPYAFSAFYQFKHSLQSKEKDRTKNIIIGLVASIYGIWLVYAAGLDYLLLTMTLYAPGIFIFYNVQKQTNPKQIFTRVELASSVAIGALAFFAIYGLITGSITL comes from the coding sequence ATGGGTGAAGAAAAGAAATTAGGGTTATTTACTTTAACAGCTCTTGTAGTTGGCTCTATGATCGGTGGTGGAGCCTTTAACTTAGCGAGTGATATGGCAAAAGGCGCTGGTGCGGGAGCCATTATTATCGGTTGGGTTATAACAGGGATTGGGATGATTGCTCTTGGATTATCATTTCAAAATTTAACTGTAAAAAGACCAGATTTAGATGGTGGTATTTTTAGTTATGCAAAAGCAGGATTTGGTAATTTCATGGGATTTAATAGTGCCTGGGGATATTGGCTATCTGCTTGGCTGGGTAATGTAGCTTACGGTACATTATTATTTTCTTCATTAGGTTATTTCTTCCCAGTTTTTGAAGGTGGACAAAATGTAGCTTCGATTATTGGAGCGAGTATATTGCTATGGTGTGTTCACATGCTAATTTTACGCGGTGTACAATCAGCAGCACTTGTAAATTTAGTAACAACAATTGCAAAATTAGTGCCTGTATTTGTCTTTATTGTTGTAGGGATTTTCGCCTTCCATATTGATATTTTCTTAGATGGTTTTTGGGGGCAAGCTGGTTCCTTTTCTTGGGGAGCAGTAGGTAGTCAAGTTAAGAGCACAATGCTTGTAACTCTTTGGGTATTTATTGGTGTAGAAGGGGCCGTTGTCTTATCAAGTCGTGCGAAAAGCCGAAGCGATGTGGGGAAAGCAACAGTCATCGGATTAATTGGTACACTCATCATTTATATCCTACTTACATTACTATCTCTTGGTCTTATGCAACAAGCTGATGTTGCTAATTTGAAAAATCCATCTATGGCGTATTTATTTGAAAGCGTTGTCGGAAAATGGGGCGCTATTTTTATTAACTTAGGTTTGGTAATTTCTGTATTAGGTGCTTGGTTAGGATGGACGCTACTCGCATCTGAAATTCCATATTTAGCTGCTAAAGACGGAGTGTTTCCAAAATGGTTTGCGAAAGAAAACAAAAACAAAGCTCCTATAAATTCATTATGGATAACAAATGGTTTAATTCAAATTTTCTTATTAACATTTATTGTTTCAGATCAAGCATATAATTTTGCATTTTCTCTCGCGTCCTCTGCTATTTTAATTCCGTATGCTTTTTCAGCATTCTATCAATTTAAGCACAGTTTACAATCTAAAGAAAAAGATCGAACAAAAAATATAATCATTGGTTTGGTAGCAAGTATTTATGGAATTTGGTTAGTGTATGCAGCTGGTTTAGATTACTTATTACTAACAATGACATTATACGCACCAGGTATTTTCATCTTTTACAATGTTCAAAAGCAAACGAATCCAAAACAAATATTTACTCGTGTGGAACTGGCATCCTCTGTAGCTATTGGTGCCTTAGCATTTTTTGCGATTTATGGATTAATTACAGGGAGTATTACCTTATAA
- the arcC gene encoding carbamate kinase, whose translation MTRRKIVVALGGNAIQSGNATAEAQQEALERTAEQLVKIMENNVDIVIAHGNGPQVGNILLQQKAADTEKTPAMPLDTCGAMSQGMIGYWMENAIEKALKKRKIKKEVATVITRVVVDEKDEAFKNPTKPIGPFYTEEEARKLMEETKAVFKEDAGRGWRRVVPSPKPVSIHEHKIINSLVEDGNIVIAVGGGGIPVIDSEEGLKGTEAVIDKDFAAQKLAELVDADTLVILTAVDYVYVHFNQPNQKRLEAVTVDELEGYIQENQFAAGSMLPKIEAAISFANADPKRKTIITSLEKVYEALEEKAGTIISKQDVYACV comes from the coding sequence ATGACACGAAGAAAAATCGTAGTTGCACTAGGAGGAAATGCTATACAATCTGGAAATGCCACTGCCGAGGCGCAGCAAGAAGCATTAGAAAGAACAGCAGAACAACTGGTTAAAATTATGGAAAATAATGTGGATATTGTTATTGCGCATGGAAATGGCCCGCAAGTAGGTAATATTTTATTGCAACAAAAAGCAGCGGATACTGAAAAAACACCGGCAATGCCGTTAGATACTTGTGGTGCGATGAGTCAAGGGATGATCGGATATTGGATGGAAAATGCAATTGAGAAGGCTTTGAAAAAGCGCAAAATAAAAAAAGAAGTAGCCACGGTTATAACACGTGTTGTTGTGGATGAAAAGGATGAGGCATTTAAAAATCCAACAAAACCAATTGGTCCTTTCTATACAGAAGAAGAAGCAAGAAAGTTAATGGAAGAAACAAAAGCTGTATTTAAAGAAGATGCAGGAAGAGGATGGAGACGCGTTGTTCCATCACCAAAACCTGTAAGTATTCATGAGCATAAAATAATCAATTCATTAGTAGAGGATGGAAATATAGTCATTGCTGTTGGAGGTGGAGGAATCCCCGTTATTGACTCTGAGGAAGGGTTAAAAGGTACGGAAGCTGTCATTGATAAGGACTTTGCAGCTCAAAAGTTAGCAGAACTAGTAGATGCTGATACACTTGTGATTTTAACGGCAGTTGATTATGTGTATGTGCATTTTAATCAGCCTAATCAAAAGAGATTAGAGGCTGTTACAGTCGATGAATTAGAAGGATATATACAGGAGAACCAATTTGCAGCGGGTAGTATGCTTCCGAAAATTGAAGCTGCTATTAGTTTTGCAAATGCAGATCCAAAGCGAAAAACAATTATTACTTCATTAGAAAAAGTATATGAAGCATTAGAAGAAAAAGCTGGTACGATTATTTCTAAGCAGGACGTATATGCTTGTGTATAA
- a CDS encoding Crp/Fnr family transcriptional regulator: protein MNRRNVVKDLKQFELFSHITEKKLKGLTEFVYWRTYKKGQFLFLEGDSRERIYFMLDGFVKLERVNQSGNLLYEDYVKRLSIFPYGGMFTDERYNYTAEAMTDVEVYYIPTVIFEDMVKSSRTQLMYVVQQLSSILTINENRVQNITIPNAQDRVIQTLNYLMNDLGEQDGEEIVISCPLTTIEISKISGTSRETVSGVLKQLKNDSIVTVLGKKITIHDPTYFEEISM, encoded by the coding sequence ATGAATAGAAGGAACGTAGTTAAAGATCTAAAACAGTTTGAATTATTTTCGCATATAACAGAAAAAAAATTGAAAGGCCTAACAGAGTTTGTTTATTGGCGAACTTATAAGAAAGGTCAATTTTTATTTTTAGAAGGTGATTCAAGAGAAAGAATTTATTTCATGCTAGATGGTTTTGTAAAGTTAGAGCGAGTGAATCAAAGTGGGAATTTATTATATGAAGATTATGTAAAGCGACTTTCTATTTTTCCTTATGGCGGTATGTTTACTGATGAGAGATATAATTATACAGCTGAAGCAATGACAGATGTAGAAGTGTATTATATTCCTACAGTGATTTTTGAAGATATGGTGAAATCAAGCCGAACACAGCTCATGTATGTTGTTCAGCAGTTATCTTCTATATTAACAATTAACGAAAATCGTGTGCAAAATATTACGATTCCAAATGCCCAAGATCGCGTCATTCAAACATTAAATTATCTAATGAATGATTTAGGAGAGCAGGATGGTGAAGAAATTGTCATTTCATGTCCGCTCACAACAATTGAAATCTCCAAAATATCTGGAACGTCTCGAGAGACTGTTAGCGGTGTATTAAAGCAGTTAAAGAATGATAGCATTGTTACGGTTTTAGGTAAAAAAATTACCATACATGATCCAACGTACTTTGAGGAAATTTCGATGTGA
- a CDS encoding ABC transporter permease, which yields MIRIEYDRLVAIFYSVGVLLLIKLPNDNELIGEKLFHAYGIPVDTYIRTSYKVSNIWIFSLVLQAIAFLFLLKWLEKKDSNWLKKLNKIKVVCISILIIMMPFTLNKIIQTLDKTWYYTGKKGLEAIEYKKDDSQCKLVKEGNSFKQNCIVTLKNYRNHSQALQLVLYQDENQKGEGFEVPTTIYLQRHETKKFEFQIPAVDGATVLENKAPNIDLQSLNEKRETYN from the coding sequence ATGATTCGGATTGAATATGATCGATTAGTAGCCATTTTTTACAGCGTCGGAGTATTACTATTAATAAAACTACCAAATGATAACGAATTAATTGGGGAAAAATTATTTCATGCATACGGGATTCCAGTAGATACATATATTCGTACGAGTTATAAGGTTTCGAATATATGGATTTTTTCTCTTGTATTACAAGCAATTGCGTTTCTATTTCTTCTGAAATGGTTAGAAAAGAAGGACTCTAATTGGTTAAAAAAGCTTAATAAAATAAAAGTAGTGTGCATAAGTATTTTGATTATCATGATGCCATTTACTTTAAATAAAATAATTCAAACTCTTGATAAGACATGGTATTACACAGGGAAAAAAGGACTAGAGGCAATTGAATATAAGAAAGATGATAGCCAATGTAAGTTGGTGAAAGAAGGAAATTCTTTTAAGCAAAATTGTATCGTAACTTTAAAAAATTATCGCAATCATTCGCAAGCATTGCAGTTAGTTCTATATCAAGATGAAAATCAAAAAGGGGAGGGTTTTGAGGTACCAACAACTATTTATTTACAGCGCCATGAAACAAAGAAATTTGAATTTCAAATACCAGCTGTCGATGGGGCGACTGTATTAGAAAATAAAGCACCAAATATTGATTTACAGTCATTAAATGAAAAGCGTGAGACATATAATTAG
- a CDS encoding alpha-glucosidase — protein MNKTWWKEAVAYQIYPRSFMDSNGDGIGDLQGIIAKLDYLKDLGIDVIWICPMYKSPNDDNGYDISDYQDIMDEFGTMADFDELLAEVHKRGMKLIIDLVINHTSDEHPWFIESRSSKDNPKRDWYIWRDGKNGEEPNNWESIFNGSAWEYDEVTNQYFLHIFSRKQPDLNWENAEVRDALYDTVNWWLDKGIDGFRVDAISHIKKEEGLEDMPNPKGLKYVPSFDKHMNVNGIQPLLEELKENTFSKYDIMTVGEANGVKVEDADLWVGEENGKFNMVFQFEHLSLWDAEKKKELDVVELKKVLTKWQKGLENKGWNALYIENHDKPRIVSTWGDDKQYWRESATALGAMYFFMHGTPFIYQGQEIGMTNVQFPNIEDYDDVAIKNLYREKIAEGVPHQEMMEIIWASCRDNSRTPMQWTAEENAGFTTGTPWFGMNPNYKEINVQKQQVEANSIFNFYKKMIALKKEHDVFNYGTYDLILEDNSQIYAYTRTLNDEKVIVISNISKENAVYNEDTFALERKRLLLNNYEVTEHNKCTTITLKPYETRVYRIS, from the coding sequence ATGAATAAAACATGGTGGAAAGAAGCGGTTGCTTATCAAATTTATCCGCGTAGCTTTATGGATTCTAACGGCGACGGTATTGGGGATTTACAAGGTATTATTGCAAAGCTTGATTATTTAAAGGATTTAGGAATAGATGTAATTTGGATTTGTCCAATGTATAAATCACCGAATGATGATAACGGTTATGATATTAGTGATTATCAAGACATTATGGATGAGTTTGGTACAATGGCCGATTTCGATGAGTTATTGGCTGAGGTGCATAAACGTGGTATGAAGCTAATTATTGACTTAGTTATCAACCATACGAGTGATGAACATCCATGGTTTATTGAATCACGTTCTTCTAAAGATAATCCAAAACGTGACTGGTATATTTGGCGAGATGGTAAGAATGGAGAAGAACCGAATAACTGGGAAAGTATTTTTAACGGTTCTGCTTGGGAATATGATGAAGTAACAAATCAATATTTCTTACACATATTCTCACGTAAACAACCAGATTTAAACTGGGAGAATGCAGAGGTTCGTGACGCTTTATATGATACTGTAAACTGGTGGTTAGATAAAGGAATCGATGGTTTCCGTGTAGATGCAATCAGTCATATTAAAAAAGAAGAAGGTCTAGAAGACATGCCAAATCCAAAAGGATTAAAATATGTGCCTTCTTTTGATAAGCATATGAATGTAAATGGAATTCAGCCACTTCTAGAGGAACTGAAGGAAAATACATTTTCAAAATACGATATTATGACTGTTGGGGAAGCAAACGGTGTCAAAGTTGAAGACGCGGATCTTTGGGTTGGAGAAGAAAACGGTAAATTTAATATGGTATTTCAGTTTGAGCATTTAAGTTTATGGGATGCAGAAAAGAAAAAAGAACTTGATGTTGTGGAACTGAAAAAGGTGTTAACGAAGTGGCAAAAAGGATTAGAGAATAAAGGTTGGAATGCACTTTATATTGAGAACCATGATAAACCGCGTATTGTCTCTACATGGGGAGATGATAAACAGTATTGGCGTGAAAGTGCAACGGCTTTAGGAGCGATGTACTTCTTTATGCATGGAACACCATTTATTTATCAAGGGCAAGAAATTGGTATGACTAATGTTCAGTTCCCAAATATTGAAGATTATGATGACGTTGCAATTAAGAACTTGTACCGTGAAAAGATTGCAGAGGGTGTACCACATCAAGAGATGATGGAAATTATTTGGGCATCTTGCCGTGATAATTCACGTACACCAATGCAATGGACTGCTGAAGAGAACGCTGGTTTTACAACAGGTACACCGTGGTTTGGAATGAATCCAAATTATAAAGAGATTAATGTTCAAAAGCAGCAAGTAGAGGCTAATTCTATTTTTAATTTCTACAAAAAGATGATTGCACTTAAAAAAGAACATGATGTATTTAATTATGGAACATATGATTTAATCTTAGAGGACAATTCGCAAATTTATGCGTATACGCGTACGTTGAATGATGAGAAAGTTATTGTGATTAGTAATATATCTAAAGAGAATGCGGTGTATAATGAGGATACATTCGCTTTAGAACGCAAACGTTTGCTTTTAAATAACTATGAAGTAACGGAACATAACAAATGTACTACAATTACTTTAAAGCCTTATGAAACAAGGGTTTATCGTATTTCTTGA
- a CDS encoding PTS transporter subunit IIBC, producing the protein MKITSFDFWQKFGKALLVVVAVMPAAGLMISIGKLIGMSAGDVNAVHTIARVMEDIGWAIITNLHILFAVAIGGSWAKDRAGGAFAALLAFVLTNRITGAIFGVNAEMLADSKAKVSSLLAGDLIVKDYFTSVLGAPALNMGVFVGIITGFLGATLYNKYYNYNKLPQALAFFNGKRFVPFVVIVWSTITAIVLSLLWPFIQSGLNEFGRWIAASKDSAPVVAPFVYGTLERLLLPFGLHHMLTIPMNYTELGGTYTMLTGSKIGQVVAGQDPLWLAWITDLNNLLANGDTKAYNDLLNNVVPARFKAGQVIGSTAALIGIAFAMFRNVDKDKRAKYKPMFLSAALAVFLTGVTEPIEFMFMFIAPVLYIVYAITTGLAFALADLINLRVHAFGFIELITRTPMMINAGLTRDLINFVVVSAVFFGLNFTLFNFLIKKFNLPTPGRAGNYIDNEDESEEGTTNVKEGSLATKVIDLLGGKDNIADVDACMTRLRVTVKNLEVVAPEAQWKQNGALGLIVKDKGVQAVYGPKADVLKSDIQDMLGA; encoded by the coding sequence ATGAAAATTACGTCTTTTGATTTTTGGCAGAAGTTCGGGAAAGCGCTACTAGTTGTTGTAGCAGTTATGCCAGCTGCTGGCTTAATGATTTCCATTGGTAAGTTAATTGGTATGTCTGCTGGGGATGTAAATGCAGTACATACGATTGCTAGAGTAATGGAAGACATCGGTTGGGCAATTATTACAAATCTGCATATTTTATTTGCAGTAGCAATCGGGGGATCTTGGGCGAAAGACCGAGCAGGTGGTGCATTTGCAGCGCTGTTAGCATTTGTCTTAACAAACCGAATTACAGGAGCTATATTCGGTGTAAACGCTGAAATGTTAGCGGATTCAAAAGCAAAAGTTTCTTCATTATTAGCAGGGGATTTAATTGTAAAAGATTATTTCACTTCTGTACTTGGTGCACCGGCATTAAACATGGGAGTATTCGTAGGGATTATTACAGGATTCTTAGGAGCTACCTTATACAATAAATATTATAACTATAATAAATTACCACAAGCGTTAGCATTCTTTAATGGAAAACGATTTGTACCGTTCGTTGTAATTGTTTGGTCTACAATTACTGCTATTGTTTTATCACTTTTATGGCCATTCATCCAAAGTGGATTAAACGAATTTGGACGCTGGATTGCAGCATCAAAAGATAGTGCACCAGTTGTTGCGCCGTTCGTATATGGGACATTAGAGCGTTTGTTATTACCATTTGGATTACATCATATGTTAACGATTCCGATGAACTATACAGAGCTTGGCGGAACGTATACGATGTTAACTGGATCGAAAATTGGTCAGGTTGTAGCAGGGCAAGATCCGTTATGGCTTGCATGGATTACAGATTTAAATAACTTGTTAGCAAATGGAGACACAAAAGCGTATAACGATTTATTAAATAATGTTGTTCCAGCTCGTTTCAAAGCAGGACAGGTGATTGGTTCTACAGCAGCATTAATTGGTATTGCGTTTGCAATGTTCCGTAATGTTGATAAAGACAAACGTGCAAAATATAAACCAATGTTCTTATCTGCAGCATTAGCAGTATTTTTAACAGGTGTAACAGAACCTATTGAATTCATGTTCATGTTTATTGCACCGGTATTATATATTGTATATGCAATTACAACTGGATTAGCCTTTGCGTTGGCGGACCTGATTAACTTGCGTGTTCATGCATTTGGATTTATTGAGTTAATTACACGTACACCAATGATGATTAATGCAGGATTAACAAGAGATTTAATTAACTTTGTTGTTGTATCAGCAGTATTCTTCGGTTTAAACTTTACATTATTCAATTTCTTAATTAAAAAATTCAATTTACCAACACCAGGTCGTGCAGGTAACTATATTGATAATGAGGATGAATCAGAAGAAGGCACAACGAATGTAAAAGAGGGTTCATTAGCAACAAAGGTTATTGATTTGTTAGGTGGAAAAGATAATATTGCTGATGTAGATGCTTGTATGACACGTCTGCGTGTAACAGTGAAAAATCTAGAAGTTGTTGCACCAGAGGCACAATGGAAGCAAAATGGGGCTTTAGGTCTTATCGTAAAAGACAAAGGTGTTCAAGCAGTATATGGTCCGAAAGCTGATGTGTTGAAATCAGACATTCAAGATATGTTAGGTGCATAA
- a CDS encoding endonuclease/exonuclease/phosphatase family protein, with amino-acid sequence MKLLTLNCHSWQEENQIEKIRHLAKTIQEEDYDVVALQEVSQSIKAQNVCDNKKKDNFGLVLLAELEKLGLGNYNIVWDFSHIGYDIYEEGLAIITKHPIVKEGSFFVSESQDTAYWKTRKIVHATISYQGKNITFYSCHLGWWDDEEESFQGQVNHLIDDVNGDELSFLMGDFNNNARLQGEGYDYLMQKGLYDTYELAMEKDEGTTVQGKIAGWDENKQNLRIDLILSNKPTTVISSKVIFNGVNRNVVSDHFGVEVQLDI; translated from the coding sequence ATGAAATTACTCACTTTAAATTGCCATTCTTGGCAAGAAGAGAATCAAATAGAGAAAATCAGGCATCTTGCTAAAACGATTCAAGAAGAAGACTACGATGTTGTTGCCTTGCAAGAGGTTAGTCAGTCTATAAAAGCTCAAAATGTATGCGATAACAAGAAAAAGGATAACTTTGGTCTTGTATTACTTGCGGAGCTTGAGAAGCTCGGACTAGGAAATTACAACATCGTTTGGGATTTCTCGCATATCGGTTATGACATATATGAAGAAGGTTTAGCAATTATAACGAAACATCCAATTGTAAAAGAAGGTTCTTTCTTTGTTTCAGAAAGTCAGGATACAGCGTATTGGAAAACACGTAAGATCGTTCATGCAACAATTTCTTATCAAGGTAAGAACATAACATTTTATTCTTGTCATCTCGGTTGGTGGGATGATGAGGAAGAATCGTTCCAAGGGCAAGTGAACCATTTAATAGATGATGTAAATGGAGATGAACTCTCATTCTTAATGGGCGATTTTAATAATAATGCTCGTTTACAAGGAGAAGGATACGATTATCTCATGCAAAAAGGGCTTTATGACACGTATGAATTAGCGATGGAGAAAGATGAAGGAACAACTGTACAAGGGAAAATTGCTGGTTGGGATGAAAATAAGCAGAACTTACGAATTGATCTTATTTTAAGTAACAAACCAACAACAGTTATTTCTTCAAAAGTTATTTTCAATGGTGTAAATCGAAATGTTGTTTCAGATCATTTCGGAGTAGAAGTTCAATTGGATATATAA